The Chlorocebus sabaeus isolate Y175 chromosome 11, mChlSab1.0.hap1, whole genome shotgun sequence genomic interval aAGATCCAATAATGATGACAACTGTGAAATactgcaagaattaccaaaatgtgacagagacacaaaatgagCACACGCTATTGGAAAAATGTCACCAATAAGACTTGATTGATGTGGGGTTGTcataaaccttcaatttgtaaaaaacacactGTCTGTAAAACAatagtgaagcacaataaaatattGTGCCTGCAGTTTTCTGGCACACAACTTCTAAACTTTTTGGCATCTCTAAAGTGTTGTGTCCTTTTGTATGCTAACGAGTTGACTGGTTAGCCCCTAGGTGGCTTCAGAATGGGGACTGGTCACAGGAAAGACCAAGGCATGATTAGAGAATTTAGACTTTTCAACCCCCAGGAAAGGAAAGGGGTTGAAGGTTAAGCCAATCACTAGcagccaatgatttaatcagtcACCTACATAACACAGTTTCCatgaaaacccaaaaggactgggtttggagagcttctggaTAGCCGAACGTGTGGAAGTTGCTAGAGGGTGGTCTATCTGGAGAGAGCATAGAAGCTCCATGCCCCTTCTTATGTGCTTTGCCCTATGTATTTCTTCCTCTGTTTCCTCGTGACATCCTTGAtgataaaccagtaaatgtaagtaaagtgtttcccCAAATTCTGTGAGATGTTCTAATAAATTAATTGAACCTAAGAAAGGGGCTCATGGGAGCCCCTTGATTTGTAATTGGTTAGTCAGACGGACTGGTGAAACACCCGGGACTTGCAGTTGGTATCGGAAGTAGAAGACAGTCCTGTGAGATTGATCCCTCAACATGTGGGAcctgatgctatctccaggtagataatAACATCAGAACtgaattgaattagaggacaGCCAGATGGTGTCCTGTGCAGAATAATTGCTTGCTTAGTGTGTAGAAAACACCCCACGCATTTGGTCGCAGAAGTATTCTGTGTTGTGAGAGTATAGTAGGAGAAACtaagtttgttttttcctgtatcCTCAGATCAGGGATAGAGCTCTCTACACCCAGACTGCAGTGAATACACCTGCCctattttaaattaatcttttCTCAAAGGTCATTTCAGATGCATGCAGTAAACTTATAAAAGTTATTAGATTGATTAGAAATATACACTTAATATCCTAATTGGATAAGGAGATGATTTGCTTTTCCTCGTTTTGttagatattttgattttttaatagttgTTAAAAGGCTCTGAAAACTAAACGTTGTAAGAAGCATGTATGCAGTCATTCGTTactgtgtgtggtttcttttttttttttttttttttttttttttgagacggagtctcgctctgccgcccaggctggagtgcagtggccggatctcagctcactgcaagctccgcctcccgggttcacgccattctcctgcctccgcctcccgagtagctgggactacaggcgcccgccacctcgcccggctagtttttttttttgtattttttagtagagacggggtttcaccatgttaaccaggatggtctcgatctcctgacctcgtgatccgcccgtctcggcctcccaaagtgctgggattacaggcttgagccaccgcgcccggccgtgtgtggtttctttaGAGCATTGGTTTTTGGCTTTCAGTAGGTGGGAGGGGGACTGGCTGCATGGTGTATCTAATTTTTGTAATGGAAATTATACAAAGTCCCTTCTTTCTGCACCTTCAGATCccaatattaattatatttttaacctGAGGACTTCAACAGTTTaattcagtaagcatttatttAGTACTTACTACCTACTTGGGACTTTATTAATGTTCAGGGATACAACAATAAGTCAAGACAGATCTGACCTGAGTAAATTTTTAGGGTCTAtaactattgtatttttttttttttttctttttgagagacagagtctcactctgtcagccaggctggagtgctgtggtatgatctcggctcactgcaacctctgcctcctgggttcaagccgttctcctgcctcaccctcccgagtagctgggactacaggcacatgccactaggcctggctaattttttaattttagtagagacagggtttcaccatattggtcaggccggtctcaaactcctgacctcaggtgatccacccaccttggcctcccagagtgctgggattacaggcatgagccactgtgcccagcaactactgtaattttaaaaatatatacttgtaATTGTCAGTGATGCCTAGACTAAAAAACATTCCCTCGATGCTGTCTGCTAATGCAGATACCAAATCTCTTAAGTTACTGAATGAATTTTCGTTCACTCCTTTCATGTGCATAAAGAGACTTATTTTAGGGCACtcaatgtgttttcatttgtattataaGAATTATGTTTTCTATGTGTTTCTACAACTATAAGTTTTTTCTTCATCATTAGTAACCCAGGTCATTCTTTCTGGAAGTATTATGCTAACCAGTGTTTTCTTAATGTTAGTTTTCTCATAAGATTCACCTCGAAACTATGTGTGAAGTAAAGAAAATCTACCTTCAGGATGAGTTtagaattttgaagaaaaagtccTTTACTTTTCCAAGAGACCCTAAGTCAGTTACAACTGATACAGGCAAGTAATGAAAGAAGAAGTATATATAACCacttaattaaaaggaaaacaatttaatCCTGCTGTGTTATATTAAACATAACTTCatatttccatataaaatttaaacatgaaaAGTAAAAACCATAATGTAATAACATTCACTTCACTATCCGTTGTTTTCCAGTAAATTAAACTGTGTAGGGCATTACATCTTACATAGAGCTCATAATGTTTTGATCAACAATCAGAATATATTGTaaatccaaataaaacaaaaacctgcagCTCTTAAAGGTGAGATGATTTCACCCAAATCAGattgaaaatgtatattttgggGACTAAGATGCAGCTTTCCTAACTCCAATTCCACAATTCCTCCGAGAATTGCCATGATTTGAAGAAATACACTCTGTGAACTAGCATATGAAATATTCTGCTGTTCTGAATTCTTTGAATTTTTCCATAGGAAAGGGGAATTTGAATATGAATAGTGAGGGAAAACACCCAGTTGAACTAAACACGAAGTGGAGTGTAAAGTATTACGAAAGatttttagagaaataatttaaatttactttgtCAAAATGTATGTGTCcaaatttgaaggaaaaacatttgaaatgccatggttttaaaattataccCAAACAAGATGATGTTAATTGCATTAAAATTGCTTTAGCAAATATGCCTCATAATAATTACTAAGGAGTGTGTTACAAAGTCATCTCTtgcctgccttttctttctttctttgtttctagtCATTGTAGTCACATGCACTGCTGTGTGGTGGTTCCATTTGCAGAtaaagtctgtttttcttttttttcttaaagagatgtGGCCTGTCTATGTGGAATTGACCAATGAAAAGATATATGGCTGTGATTTCATTGTCAGTGCTACAGGAGTTACACCAAATGTAGAACCTTTTCTCCGTGGTAACAGTGTAAGGTGAAACTTTTTTGTCCAGCTGTGaatatatttgaagtatttttGTGAAGATCTTTAGTTCTCAAAcatgaataataattattttagtatACTACTGTAACTTGATATGGTTGAAGACAGTTTGGTTAAAACATTGTCTTGATTTACAGTATTTCTTACTGCTTAAAATCCTTACATAGTTACATCCTGGCATAAGCATCATCAGTAATGGTTCATAATGtacaatttgtttatctaaaTGTTGGTAAGAGACTGACACCTCCTGTGACTTCTCAAAAGTGATTCTTTTAGAGAAACCATCttgtattttttgcttttcaaCACTTgaagctgacaaaaaaaaaaaaaaaaaaaaaaaaagaatattcttatAGTTGTGAGTAGGATAGCCAGATGGTTATTGGATACTTTTCATGTTGaaattctaagatttttatgGATCAATCTTAGTTGGAATTTGATCCATGGAAATTCGGCTGACGTGTCTAAACTTTGtggctatttttcattttctcattaaagATGAGCATGCCAAAGTGTAacaatttgtttttactttagaaTGGAAAAaatcatgtttcattttttttttttttttttttttttaccacttacGCTTCCGGGGAACATTGTTTAGTTTAATCTAGGAGAAGATGGTGGCCTGAAAGTGGATGATCATATGCACACATCCCTTCCTGATGTCTATGCTGCCGGTGACATCTGTACTGCATCCTGGCAGCTGAGCCCAGTCTGGCAGCAGGTAAGCTAGCATACGTGATCGTGTTTTTATCAGAGATTCTGTCTGAAAATAAAGCAGTTGTTACCAACAAATCCAACTTCTGGTTTTCCAACTTTGCTGCTTAAGTGGGAAGCTAGCATAGAgttgttgtatatatttaaaaaaaaaaaaaaactagaatattTCCCTGTGTGGTAAGTTCCCTATAATGGTAGACTGGGCTATCTTTTAATTTGAAGGAAATTATGGGCTGTcactttgtttttcattcttacaTGCTTGTCAGCACTGTCCAGGAGAACTttttgtgatgatggaaatgtttaatTCTGCAGCATCCAGTCAGGTAGCCAGCAGTATATAacatgagcacttgaaatgtggtcaATGTGACTGAGgacctgaatttttatttttacttacttttcATTAACTTTAAATAGCTATATGTGGCTAGTGTTGGACAGCACAACTTTAGATTAAAAAAACGACTAAGATTGTAAATTATATAGATAAAGCATTCTATTCCTGGATGATCCTATTCTGTCCCTGTGGTAATTATTACTACAAAATGTtcctggccgggagtggtggctcacgcctataatcccaacactttggaaggtcgaggcaggtgggtcatctgaggtcaggagttcgagaccagcctgaacatgatgaaaccctgtctctactaaaatacaaaaaaaattagctgggcacggtggcatgcgcctgtaatcccagctactcaggaggctgagcaggagaatcacttgaacctgggaggcagaagttgcagtgagctgaggtcacgccaccgcatcccagcctgggcaacaaaagcaaaactctgtctcaaaaaaaaaaaaaagttcctgtcGTAAACACTTTTCCTGAGCCTTAACAAGTCCCAACTAGATCTAGGCTTTTTCGAACCCTCATAGCTTTACCTACATCCTCCTAACGGTGGAACAAAAATACTAGAGGAAGATAAAGACAGTGACCAGAGGTGTGCAGAGGGGTAGAGACCTAGGTAGATGTTTGAGATAAAGGAACCCTGCAACATTTATCTTTGTTAAAGACCAGCTCCACAATTAGGGACTTCATTCATTCAGATTATGCAGTGTGAAGTAGTAGAAGAGCTAAAAGTATTTCAAGAGGCAGCACCATCATTTTGTGTTCTTACAGACAGTAGAGACATCAGTAATAGGAGAGTGGTCGCAGCCTTTTTGTTTCTAACCTGCCTCATTCTATGTCATTTCTGTGGCAAGACTATCACAAATTCTTTAGAGTTggagtttgtgggttttttttttttttaacatttttaattctttagggTAAATTATATCTTCTTGTGTTATAATctgaaagagggggaaaaaaatccaaaaacaaacaGATGTCCCTTGTTTTGAGCGCACCTTATAGACCCCACATCTTGGCTTACACAAGCAGTAAGGATACTAATTTATGCAGTTTGAGAGGCAAATTTTCAGGCCACTTCTATTAGCTGTTCTCTAGTTGTAACTGTGCCCAGTTTTTTCTGACCTCCAGCCATAAAATGCCTTTCACTTTATCAAATCTACACCTTGTTTACAGaggagattgaaaaaaaaaaatctgtatcacTTCTGCTAGAAAGACTTAAAGCTCATGTCTATGATTATGATATTATTTCTGCAAACAAAAGATAGCATTAAGTACATATGCACATACAGGGAGGTAGAAGGAAACCAAGTGCTTACTATAGGCCAATCTATTTCATTCTCTCAGTAGTTATGGAGTAGGTAGTGTTATGTTTATGTTTCAGGTAAATGAACTGTGGCTcaagaaaagttaaatatatgtgtAGATCTGGTGATATTAAAATCCACTGTGACTTCCAAGGTCAGTGTTCTTTTATACCAGGGAGTCTCAAAACtttgtggaaataaaataaagatacaataCAGGATAAATTAATACTGTcatacaaaacaatttaaatgacTTCCCAGAATCAGTTGCTGAAATATTTATGTTATCCTGGGGTGAGGCACCTACAGTCTGTCTGACCACTGAGGTCAACAGCACGGCAGACCTTAACTAGCGCATAAAAGTGAAGGTTGCTGGAAAACAGAACAAATTCTTCAGTGATAATTTGACATCTCTATTAATGGTGATGACAAATTTTTGAAGAAGGGACTggttaattaaaacatttttctcaccTGGTATAGCTTAATATAGTTTCATAATATttaatagaaatgctactaaaaCAGGCATGATTGGTaccatcttttaattttaaagacagtAATTTAGATAGAATTAACAAATACCAAAAATCAGTCTGATTAGTTGTCCATTGGTGACTGCTTCTGTGGCAAAGATGACAGAAAGACTGTCAAACATTGAACTCCTTTAAGTGAATTTACGAAGTTAagataacatttttcaaataatgatcatgaaaaatgacattgtgtgacattttttcattatttcagatGAGGCTGTGGACCCAGGCTAGACAGATGGGATGGTATGCAGCAAAGTGCATGGCTGCAGCGAGTTTAGGAGACTCCATTGACATGGATTTCAGCTTTGAACTGTTTGCTCATGTGACAAAATTTTTTAACTATAAGGTAAGATAGTTAAGCATATTAACGCCTTCTCTGCTTGTTAGTCTTATGACCATGGTAGATCGTTTGATTTTCTTGCTTGAATACAAATGTACATAGTTTTAATCATCTtacaaaaaaatgacatttttcatttcttacaaACCAATACCTGGTATTATTGCTGGTCTTAATCCCTAATCATCTGATAATTATTATCCACCTTACCACTATTCTATTTTAGTTAAGAGGGGAAAAAATTTCTCTCCAGATCTGTTCCCCGTTGGtgcatttttaacttttacttgtGATTCATCCTTTCTTTGTGAAGGGAACTAACAGCTATTgtacacaaaaataaaccaagTACCTTCCTGTATGTATTATCTTATTCAGTCCTCTTTACATTACGCTGACGAAGGTTGTTTTAGGTTTTTTCCCCCCCTAATTTACAGAGAAGGAGAAACATACTCAAAAGGCTCAGGGAAATTAAGTCACTTGTCCATGAAAGCTCTAATTCAGTTCCTTGCCAAATCTTTAAACCATGACCCCACATTGTTTAATGTATCCACAtcctacatatttatatattcactAGTTTTAATGTTCATATAGATTGGTAGAATCACCTACCTATATTCACTAGATATTTTTAGTGTTAAAACACTAACATTAATTACTAATATTAATTAACATTAATTActaataaataacattaatatttCACTATATTCACCAGAATTTTTTAGTGTCAGTGTAGATTGTGTGGCGGTGTCATCTGTAGAATTAATGCATGCTATTCAAACTTTTTCTTGGGACTGTCCCCAATAACATTTTTAGTTATGAAATTTTGTGGCATCATTTTTCTGCTGGCTATTCTAACATGACACAAAATACCCATTACATTTTCTGTTTGATACTCATGACAATAACCTTTTTATCTCTATACATAGGTTGTACTGCTGGGAAAATACAATGCACAGGGCTTAGGTTCAGATCATGAATTAATGCTGAGATGTACTAAAGGACAAGAATACATCAAAGTCGTCATGCAAAATGGACGAATGATGGGCGCTGTCTTAATTGGTGAAACTGATttagaagaaacatttgaaaacctAATCTTAAACCAAATGAATCTTTCATCATATGGAGAAGATCTACTAGATCCAAATATTGATATAGAAGATTATTTTGACTGAAAATAGAATTTCTTCAAGAATCATATAAAGTTCCAGATGACACCAGAAGAATCACAAGTCAATAAAATCAATGACGGCATTGAGTTAATGATGACCACACTGAAAATTACTGAAGTGATAATGGTATTAGtggaaaagtataaaaacataaattccaAGTTTGAAATCAGTTCAAATAGTTTATTTATAATCTTTCCAATACAGCACTGACCGCTTAGATAAAAATcttaagttatttatttctatgttttaaacataaatatgttTACTTGTGATTTAGCTTTGAAGCAAATTTAGCTAAGTTACCTACTTAGCCAAATGTACCATTTGGCTAGAACCATTTGTAGACTAGAACCATTCTTTGTGAAATGTCAAAATATGACTCTGGTTTCAGGAACTTTAAAATcggttttattttactttaaatagaGATGTAGCAGTATCTCATCTGCTAATATTTATATTGATGACTTACTCCTTTTTTGTTTGAATTGTACTTCTGGTTTTATAACCTGAAATCATCTTGTCCAACTCTAGCCCACGGGCCTaatgcagcccaggacagctttgaatgcagcccaacaccaatctgtaaactttcttaaaacatgagattttcgccgggcgcggtggctcaagcctgtaatcccagcactttgggaggccgagacgggcggatcacgaggtcaggagatcgagaccatcctggctaacatggtgaaaccccgtctctactaaaaaatacaaaaaaactagccgggcgaggtggcgggcgcctgtagtcccagctactcgggaggctgaggcaggagaatggcgtaaacccgggaggcggagcttgccgtgagctgagatccggccactgcactccagcccgggcgacagaacgagactccgtctcaagggggggggggggggggaggaaattttcttgcaatttttttttttttaagctcatcagctatcgtcaGTGTTAGCGTATTTTATGTgcggcccaagacaattcttcagtgtggctcagggaagccaaaagattggacatccctgATCTACGTATTTAACTTAAAGTATCACTCAGTGAGCCTCTGTCAGTATAATATTGCTTTCAAAAAGATAgttatgtcaaaagaaaaaatatagctaAGTATATAAAGGCATAAAAAACTTAAGACAATTATATgaacttaaatattttacatataaagtgttttacataaaaatttttcCCTTGTATTATACTggaaaattatataattcatGATCTCTAATTTTCAAACGTTCTCAAAAGTTTAGATCTTCAGAGATAAGCTCTGAAAATATAGATccatacatataaaatatcaatgaaattgctttaaaaattaaacttttatctAACTACAAAAATAATGGCATATACATGCATAAACTATCTTTAATTAGAAAATTTAGTAACATTCATTTCAGGCatcatcaatttttcttttcttagctcCTGTATTCTTAGAACCAGATTGCTGAAGCATGTTTGCAGCCGCCTTCTGGAAGTTGCCTGAATTTTTTTCCAACATCTTTTTATCACCTTGTTCAGAATGACAAGTTTGAGATGATTCAGCCTACGAAAACAATAACAAAGCAAGCACTTTGGTAAAAATTCAGCCATTCAGTTTTCTCATGAGATTAAAGatttcaaaatatcctttctgtATCAGTTGGCTTTTTAAGTATATAAGAATCTAGTTTTTTTAATCTgcaaatgtctattcaaatatgagctctagccgggcgcggtggctcaagcctgtaatcccagcactttgggaggccgagacgggcggatcacgaggtcaggagatcgagaccatcctggctaacacagtgaaaccccatctctactaaaaaaaaaatacaaaaaactagccgggcgaggtggcggcgcctgtagtcccagctactcgggaggctgaggcgggagaatggcgcaaacccgggaggcggagcttgcaatgagctgagatccggccactgcactccagtctgggcgacagcacgagactccctctcaaaaaaaaaaaaaaaaaaacaaacaaatatgagCTCTAGTTTGAATAAAAGGGGCTATATTGTGAGAGAAGTTCTAAAGACCTCAAATGTCCTGAGACAATGGCACTTGACATGCTTTTGCAGACTTGATAGTATTTGGTTTATAACAGTGGTTTTTAACCACTGGAACAGCAGAAACAGACTTCTCAACTATTAATAATCACAACCAAATAAGAGCAGGGAGCATAACAAAATTAGATATTCAAATGGAGTCCTCCCATTCCAAGACATTGGAAACCCCTAGTTTATGTTAAAAGGCCAGTCTAAATTCTTCCACTTATATCTTTACAGAAAAGTATGTTTTCTCTCTTCCATACCCAGAAATCTAATCAGAAAAGTGGACCTAGGGAATATGACAGAAAAGCATCCCATAGgctttaatatacttttaaaatatataaaatataatatactttaaatatataaaactgaaaattaatagCCAGTTACCCTGAAAGAGTTCTGCGTGGACTTTGTCACTTGCATAGTAATAGCATGTGCGTCACTGTTCAGAAGATTAGCTTTAGGTcctattttcaaatatgaaatggtagCATAAGCTGTAAAACTGTAGTCTTCTCTGCATAAAATAAAGGCCAACAATAAGAAAGTTTTTGAAGGAATcacagaaaacaaatttataaaagaaataactgtGCAATACTTTTTAACACATTGacttgaaataataaaacaagaatgCAAATAAAgcctttaaagaaaatatttttgttacattttttgaTTTACAGTGATTGAAGTTTGAGTGTTTTAGGTAAATTTCTATAGCATTTAAAAGTTCACACAAAATAACTGCAAAACAGTGTATTCtgttgcaattaaaaaaaaaataaataaataaagacaaccTGAAAGGATAATGAATGGGTTTGTACATACTTAAGATACTGCTGTATTAGAAAGTGTGCAATAATCTTCTCCAGGTCTTCACGAGGAAGTGTGGGAGCCACAACACCTGCTACTCTCAGTTTTGCTGCACCCTTTCCCATCCAAGAATCAATCAGTTTCAATGGAGTGAGTTTTTCATTcagttcctctgcctgcttcaggatcttgattaGATCTCTGCAGTACTCTgttatattctttctttcaaatgCTGTAATAAAACAAATATGGTAG includes:
- the PYROXD1 gene encoding pyridine nucleotide-disulfide oxidoreductase domain-containing protein 1 isoform X2, whose protein sequence is MLEKRFPNIKVIESGVKQLKSEEHCIVTEDGNQHVYKKLCLCAGAKPKLICEGNPYVLGIRDTDSAQEFQKQLTKAKRIMIIGNGGIALELVYEIEGCEVIWAIKDKAIGNTFFDAGAAEFLTSKLIAEKPEAKIAQKRTRYTTEGRKKEARSKSKADNVGSALGPDWHEGLNLKGTKEFSHKIHLETMCEVKKIYLQDEFRILKKKSFTFPRDPKSVTTDTEMWPVYVELTNEKIYGCDFIVSATGVTPNVEPFLRGNSFNLGEDGGLKVDDHMHTSLPDVYAAGDICTASWQLSPVWQQMRLWTQARQMGWYAAKCMAAASLGDSIDMDFSFELFAHVTKFFNYKVVLLGKYNAQGLGSDHELMLRCTKGQEYIKVVMQNGRMMGAVLIGETDLEETFENLILNQMNLSSYGEDLLDPNIDIEDYFD
- the PYROXD1 gene encoding pyridine nucleotide-disulfide oxidoreductase domain-containing protein 1 isoform X1, with amino-acid sequence MEAARPPATAGKFVVVGGGIAGVTCAEQLATQFPSEDILLITASPVIKAVTNFKQISKILEEFDVEEQSSTMLEKRFPNIKVIESGVKQLKSEEHCIVTEDGNQHVYKKLCLCAGAKPKLICEGNPYVLGIRDTDSAQEFQKQLTKAKRIMIIGNGGIALELVYEIEGCEVIWAIKDKAIGNTFFDAGAAEFLTSKLIAEKPEAKIAQKRTRYTTEGRKKEARSKSKADNVGSALGPDWHEGLNLKGTKEFSHKIHLETMCEVKKIYLQDEFRILKKKSFTFPRDPKSVTTDTEMWPVYVELTNEKIYGCDFIVSATGVTPNVEPFLRGNSFNLGEDGGLKVDDHMHTSLPDVYAAGDICTASWQLSPVWQQMRLWTQARQMGWYAAKCMAAASLGDSIDMDFSFELFAHVTKFFNYKVVLLGKYNAQGLGSDHELMLRCTKGQEYIKVVMQNGRMMGAVLIGETDLEETFENLILNQMNLSSYGEDLLDPNIDIEDYFD